In Candidatus Binatia bacterium, a genomic segment contains:
- a CDS encoding ABC transporter substrate-binding protein, with product MTSKLQLTLACGAYDLLRPLMEGAVVPAGIDLNVLTMASPERHGRMLRHEEFDVCELSLVAYLVAQDQERAFKAIPVFPHRRFRHGYMVKRMNCGIDKPSDLNGKRVGLDTLQNSAGLWMRGILQDHYGVDLNTIEWWCQEEEDVPFEPAKWMKVRRVPKGKNIDQMLVDGELEGALYPETLPSIKKGSPKVGPLFPDSKAAEIDYYKKSGIYPIMHTVVIKDEILRENPWVAVSLMQAFQRSKEICYERMKDPRNFTIVWVKETMQEQEQIFGPDPWPYNLEENRKALEAAVRYEYEQGMIKKQFKIEDLFFPPSLQEIQNYL from the coding sequence ATGACGTCTAAGCTTCAACTTACGCTCGCCTGCGGAGCGTACGATCTCTTGCGGCCGTTGATGGAAGGCGCAGTCGTGCCCGCCGGCATCGATCTCAACGTGCTCACGATGGCGTCGCCCGAAAGGCACGGGCGCATGCTCCGGCACGAAGAGTTCGACGTATGCGAGCTGTCGCTGGTCGCGTATCTGGTCGCGCAGGATCAGGAGAGAGCTTTTAAAGCGATTCCGGTTTTCCCCCATCGGCGCTTTCGCCACGGCTATATGGTCAAGCGAATGAACTGCGGCATCGACAAGCCGTCGGACTTGAACGGCAAGCGGGTCGGCCTCGACACATTGCAGAACTCCGCCGGCCTCTGGATGCGCGGCATTTTGCAGGACCACTACGGCGTCGATCTGAATACGATCGAATGGTGGTGCCAGGAGGAAGAGGACGTCCCGTTCGAGCCGGCGAAATGGATGAAGGTCCGGCGCGTTCCGAAAGGAAAGAACATCGATCAGATGCTCGTCGACGGAGAACTGGAAGGCGCGCTTTATCCCGAGACCTTGCCTTCCATCAAAAAAGGTTCGCCCAAGGTCGGCCCGCTTTTTCCCGACTCCAAGGCGGCGGAGATCGATTACTACAAGAAGAGCGGGATCTATCCGATCATGCACACGGTCGTGATCAAGGATGAAATTCTGCGCGAAAATCCGTGGGTCGCCGTGAGCCTCATGCAGGCCTTTCAGCGCTCGAAGGAGATTTGCTACGAGCGCATGAAAGACCCGCGCAATTTTACTATCGTCTGGGTGAAGGAAACGATGCAGGAGCAGGAGCAAATTTTCGGCCCCGATCCCTGGCCGTACAACCTGGAAGAAAACCGCAAAGCGCTCGAAGCGGCCGTGCGTTACGAATACGAGCAGGGAATGATCAAGAAGCAGTTTAAAATCGAGGATCTCTTCTTCCCGCCGAGCCTTCAGGAAATCCAGAATTACCTGTAG
- a CDS encoding nucleotidyltransferase family protein, which translates to MIVAVVLSAGESRRMGRPKALLPIGEESFLERIVGSLKAVKVEKIVVVLGHNAADIETKIAHLPVTIVVNPDYAQGQLSSLIAAIRSLPAEKVDGILVHLVDHPFVNPGLVNRMIDRFYESKKLIVVPKWKGRRGHPVIFSSRLFGELLSAPLDQGAKRVVHAHMDDTLEIETDQAGITFDIDTPEDYRRHVGRRGE; encoded by the coding sequence ATGATCGTCGCCGTCGTTCTTTCAGCGGGCGAATCGCGCCGGATGGGGCGGCCGAAGGCGCTGCTGCCGATCGGCGAAGAATCGTTTCTGGAGCGAATCGTAGGATCGCTTAAGGCGGTCAAGGTCGAAAAAATCGTCGTCGTCCTCGGACACAACGCCGCGGATATCGAGACGAAGATCGCCCATCTTCCCGTGACTATCGTAGTGAATCCGGATTATGCCCAAGGACAGCTTTCGTCGTTGATCGCGGCGATCCGGTCGTTGCCGGCGGAAAAGGTCGATGGCATTCTGGTCCATCTCGTGGATCACCCCTTTGTCAATCCGGGTCTCGTGAATCGCATGATCGACCGTTTTTACGAATCGAAGAAGCTGATCGTGGTGCCGAAATGGAAAGGCCGGCGCGGCCATCCGGTGATTTTTTCCAGCCGGCTCTTCGGCGAGCTGCTAAGTGCGCCGCTCGATCAAGGCGCGAAGCGCGTCGTCCACGCGCACATGGACGACACGCTGGAGATCGAAACGGACCAAGCGGGAATAACTTTCGATATCGACACGCCGGAAGATTATCGGCGCCACGTCGGGAGGCGAGGGGAATGA
- a CDS encoding 3-oxoacyl-ACP reductase family protein, with translation MIDELKDKVAIVTGGAHGIGKAYCQAFAQAGARVVPADIDGPAAEQVAAELSGKTEGKSLAVRVDVADEASTKQMAKTVLDRFGRIDILVNNAAIFATVPMNRGRIETIDPAEWDRMMAVNLRGLFFCSRAVLPAMRAQKSGKIVNITSGTVFSGSLGRIHYVTSKAGVIGFTRTLAREVGDDDIQVNCVAPGSTLSEENPTEEIIKMRQAPVATRTLKRLQKPEDLVGVMLFLCSPLSDFMTGQTVSVDGGQNFL, from the coding sequence ATGATCGACGAACTCAAGGACAAAGTCGCGATCGTCACCGGCGGCGCCCACGGCATCGGGAAGGCGTATTGTCAGGCTTTCGCACAGGCCGGCGCCCGGGTTGTTCCTGCGGATATCGACGGCCCGGCGGCGGAACAAGTAGCCGCTGAGCTCAGCGGCAAGACCGAAGGGAAGTCTCTGGCGGTGCGGGTGGACGTAGCCGACGAAGCCTCCACCAAGCAGATGGCCAAAACGGTGCTCGACCGCTTCGGGAGGATCGACATTCTCGTCAACAACGCCGCCATCTTCGCGACGGTGCCGATGAACCGCGGGCGCATCGAGACGATCGACCCGGCGGAATGGGACAGGATGATGGCGGTCAATCTCAGAGGACTCTTCTTCTGCTCGCGCGCGGTGCTACCGGCGATGCGCGCGCAAAAATCCGGCAAGATCGTCAATATCACATCAGGGACGGTATTCTCCGGCAGCCTCGGCCGCATCCACTATGTGACGTCCAAGGCCGGAGTGATCGGCTTCACGCGCACGCTGGCGCGGGAAGTCGGCGACGACGACATTCAAGTCAACTGCGTCGCCCCCGGCTCGACGCTGTCGGAAGAAAATCCCACGGAAGAGATTATCAAGATGCGGCAAGCGCCGGTCGCCACGCGGACATTGAAGCGGCTGCAAAAACCCGAAGACCTCGTCGGCGTGATGCTGTTCCTCTGCTCTCCTCTCAGCGATTTCATGACCGGCCAGACCGTCTCCGTGGACGGCGGACAGAATTTTCTCTAA